A DNA window from Theobroma cacao cultivar B97-61/B2 chromosome 5, Criollo_cocoa_genome_V2, whole genome shotgun sequence contains the following coding sequences:
- the LOC108661881 gene encoding uncharacterized protein LOC108661881, whose protein sequence is MAREKTSPGLKILWLWAIGTAAILVTNVVRTRIRDMEQIMNAQQQQQQQQQESAVPDSVIVDTRPESNEGIVREVK, encoded by the exons ATGGCGAGAGAGAAAACGAGCCCTGGTTTAAAGATCCTGTGGCTCTGGGCCATCGGCACCGCAGCCA TTTTGGTTACAAATGTAGTAAGGACTAGAATAAGAGACATGGAGCAAATAATGAATGCTCAACAACAGCAGCAACAACAGCAACAAGAAAGTGCTGTACCTGATTCAGTTATAGTTGACACCAGGCCGGAGTCCAATGAGGGAATTGTTAGAGAAGTTAAATGA
- the LOC18599320 gene encoding riboflavin biosynthesis protein PYRR, chloroplastic, with the protein MALSFALGPYSSSVICRTTNINKHSHAQDLSYIRRAADLSDKSAGFTSPHPNFGCVIATRSGEVAGEGYLYAQGTKPAEGLAVEAAGERCRGATAYLNMEPGDCHGDHTAVSALVQAGITRAVVGIRHPLQHLRGNAIRALRSQGLQVDVLGEDMQSKIVEEARKACLLVNLPLIYRAASRVPFSVLKYAMTLDGKTAASSGHAAWISSKLSRNRVFELRGRSDAIIVGGNTMRRDDPRLTARHGGGHMPIRIVMSQTLDLPKEANLWDLSEVSTIVVTQRGARRSFQRFLASKGVEVVEFDILNPRDVMEYFHDRGYLSILWECGGTLAASAISSGVIHKVFAFVAPKIIGGKNAPSPVGELGMVEMSQALDLIDVCFEQVGPDMLISGFLQPIPDLTPTIPSEDETFAIDPTVIPFESSIIFFYKTWDPYGAFSNFSPHPIQMPDEDGNYATWSSVEHYYQANKFLGISNPMAQDCIEKIKLAKSPEEAARMGRLTQRRHPNLVRSDWESVKIDVMYRALKCKFSIYPHLNSMLLSTAGSVLVEASPHDLFWGGGRDGEGLNYLGRLLMQLRSEFLGESPAASESTCLAL; encoded by the exons ATGGCGCTCTCTTTTGCACTCGGACCTTACTCATCTTCAGTAATCTGCAGAACCACCAACATCAACAAACACTCCCACGCCCAAGACTTATCCTACATCCGACGCGCCGCTGACTTATCCGACAAGTCCGCGGGCTTTACCTCGCCGCACCCGAATTTCGGATGCGTCATCGCCACACGCTCAGGTGAGGTGGCCGGTGAAGGGTACCTGTATGCCCAGGGCACAAAGCCGGCGGAGGGGCTGGCCGTTGAGGCCGCCGGAGAACGGTGCAGAGGCGCCACTGCTTACCTTAACATGGAGCCTGGAGATTGCCATGGGGATCACACTGCTGTATCCGCTCTTGTTCAG GCAGGAATCACAAGAGCTGTTGTTGGAATCAGGCATCCTCTGCAGCATCTGAGAGGCAATGCCATACGTGCATTAAGGAGTCAAGGTTTGCAGGTTGATGTTCTTGGAGAGGATATGCAAAGTAAAATTGTGGAG GAAGCTCGAAAGGCATGTCTCCTTGTCAATTTACCTTTGATTTATAGGGCTGCTTCTCGTGTTCCATTTTCTGTTCTTAAGTATGCCATGACCCTTGATG GAAAAACAGCTGCAAGCAGTGGTCATGCAGCATGGATAAGCAGTAAGTTGTCTAGGAATCGAGTGTTTGAATTGCGGGGTAGAAGTGATGCCATTATAGTTGGAGGAAATACTATGCGTAGGGATG ACCCAAGACTGACGGCAAGACATGGAGGTGGGCATATGCCAATTCGAATAGTAATGTCACAAACGCTTGATCTTCCCAAGGAAGCAAATCTTTGGGATCTATCTGAGGTGTCCACTATAGTTGTAACACAAAGGGGAGCGAGGAGGAGTTTCCAGAGATTTCTTGCATCCAAAGGAGTCGAAGTAGTGGAGTTTGACATCTTAAACCCCAGGGATGTAATGGAATATTTTCATGACCGTGGGTATCTCTCCATTTTATGGGAGTGTGGAGGGACACTGGCTGCATCTGCTATTTCGTCGGGTGTAATACACAAG GTTTTTGCATTTGTTGCTCCTAAAATTATTGGTGGGAAGAACGCGCCTTCTCCTGTGGGTGAACTTGGAATGGTTGAGATGTCACAAGCACTGGATTTGATTGATGTTTGCTTTGAGCAG GTTGGACCTGATATGCTTATCAGTGGATTTCTTCAGCCTATACCGGATTTAACACCCACTATTCCTTCAGaggatgaaacctttgcaatTGACCCAACTGTTATACCTTTTGAGTCGAGCATCATATTCTTCTATAAAACATGGGATCCCTATGGTGCTTTCTCAAATTTTTCTCCTCATCCAATTCAAATGCCCGATGAAGATGGTAATTATGCCACTTGGTCGAGTGTAGAACATTATTACCAG GCAAACAAGTTTCTTGGAATCAGCAATCCCATGGCACAGGATtgcattgaaaaaataaaattggcAAAAAGTCCAGAGGAAGCAGCACGAATGGGAAGGTTAACACAGAGGCGGCACCCTAATCTG GTAAGATCTGATTGGGAAAGTGTCAAGATCGATGTTATGTACAGGGCACTGAAATGCAAGTTCTCAATATATCCTCACTTGAATTCCATGCTGCTCTCAACTGCTGGGTCGGTATTAGTTGAAGCTTCACCACATGATCTTTTCTGGGGTGGTGGCCGGGACGGTGAAGGCCTGAACTATCTAGGCCGGCTGCTGATGCAGTTAAGGTCAGAGTTTCTTGGTGAATCACCTGCTGCAAGTGAAAGCACATGCTTAGCTTTATGA
- the LOC18599319 gene encoding 60S ribosomal protein L26-1, producing MKYNPRVSSSRRKNRKAHFTAPSSVRRILMSAPLSSDLRSKYNVRSMPVRKDDEVQVVRGTYKGREGKVVQVYRRKWVIHIERITREKVNGSTVNVGINPSKVVITKLRLDKDRKSLLDRKAKGRAAADKDKGTKFTAEDIMQSVD from the coding sequence atgaagTACAATCCTCGCGTCTCCTCTTCTCGGCGCAAGAACCGGAAGGCCCATTTCACGGCGCCGTCAAGCGTCCGCCGCATCCTAATGAGCGCGCCACTCTCCTCCGACCTCCGGTCCAAATACAACGTCCGCTCCATGCCGGTTCGCAAGGACGACGAGGTCCAAGTCGTTCGCGGAACCTACAAAGGCCGTGAAGGGAAAGTGGTTCAGGTTTACCGTCGCAAATGGGTCATCCACATTGAGCGAATCACTCGTGAGAAAGTTAATGGGTCCACCGTTAATGTGGGAATCAACCCTTCGAAGGTTGTGATCACGAAGCTGAGGCTGGATAAGGATCGGAAGAGTTTGTTGGATCGGAAGGCGAAAGGAAGGGCAGCGGCTGATAAGGATAAGGGTACTAAGTTTACAGCTGAGGATATTATGCAGAGCGTTGACTGA
- the LOC18599321 gene encoding basic leucine zipper and W2 domain-containing protein 2, producing MSSKEKPTLGGTRIKTRKRNIAAPLDPAAFADAVVQIYLENVGDLELVARNIESSDLNFTRYGDTFFEVVFTGGRTQPGTIKPDEGERHPYSIIECEAKREAIFPSVSYIQKILRRRPFLIKNLENVMRRLLQSLELFEENERKKLAIFTALAFSQKLSGLPPETVFQPLLKDNLVAKGLVLSFITDFFKEYLVDNSLEDLISILKRGKMEDNLLEFFPSAKRSAEGFSEHFTKAGLVPLVEYNEKKLFEVKLKEMKSALTTQIAEESEISEVIENVKQRVKDAKLPDIEVVRILWDVIMDAVQWSGKNQQQNANAALRQVKTWAQLLNSFCTSGKLELELTYKVQMQCYEDAKLMKLFPEIVRSLYDQDVLAEDTILHWFRKGTNPKGRQTFVKALEPFVNWLEEAEEEE from the exons ATGAG CTCGAAGGAGAAACCCACTCTTGG CGGTACGCGGATTAAGACCCGCAAACGGAATATTGCTGCACCTCTGGACCCTGCAGCATTTGCTGATGCAGTGGTCCAGATCTATTTGGAGAATGTTGGTGATCTG GAACTTGTTGCCAGGAACATTGAATCTTCAGACCTTAACTTCACACGATACGGTGACACCTTCTTTGAG GTCGTTTTCACTGGAGGCCGCACACAACCAGGCACAATTAAACCTGATGAGGGTGAGCGCCACCCTTACTCTATAATAGAGTGCGAGGCTAAACGTGAAGCCATTTTCCCATCTGTGAGCTATATACAGAAAATCTTGCGCCGGAGGCCTTTTCTGATAAAGAATCTTGAAAATGTTATGCGAAGACTCTTGCAGTCGTTGGAGCTTTTTGAGGAAAATGAAAGGAAGAAGCTCGCAATTTTCACAGCACTTGCTTTCTCCCAGAAACTATCAGGGCTGCCACCTGAGACTGTGTTCCAGCCACTGCTCAAGGATAATCTTGTGGCAAAAGGGCTAGTTCTTTCATTCATAACAGACTTCTTCAAGGAGTATCTGGTGGATAATAGCCTTGAggatttaatttcaattctgaAGCGAGGGAAAATGGAGGACAATCTCCTGGAGTTTTTTCCATCCGCAAAGCGATCTGCTGAAGGTTTCTCTGAGCATTTCAC CAAGGCAGGGTTGGTGCCCTTGGTTGAATACAATGAGAAAAAGTTATTTGAGGTGAAACTGAAGGAAATGAAGTCTGCTTTGACGACCCAGATTGCAGAGGAATCTGAGATATCTGAAGTCATTGAAAATGTCAAACAACGTGTTAAAGATGCTAAATTACCTGATATAGAGGTTGTACGGATTTTGTGGGATGTAATAATGGATGCTGTTCAGTGGTCTGGGAAGAACCAGCAGCAGAATGCCAATGCAGCTTTGCGACAG GTCAAAACATGGGCACAGCTGTTAAATTCCTTCTGCACCAGTGGAAAACTTGAGCTGGAACTTACGTACAAAGTTCAGATGCAATGCTATGAGGATGCTAAATTGATGAAGCTATTCCCTGAGATTGTAAGGTCTCTCTACGACCAGGATGTCCTTGCAGAAGATACCATTCTTCACTGGTTCCGCAAAGGAACAAACCCTAAGGGCAG GCAAACCTTTGTGAAGGCACTGGAGCCCTTTGTGAATTGGCTGGAGGAAGCAGAAGAAGAGGAATAA